The sequence TGAGCCGGGCAGGAGGAACCACCCCCTCAAGGCGTGGGGCAGGTTCCGGCACAAAATAGACGAACGGCGCAGTTGGAAGACGAGAAAGGGGAGGGCGCAGTGATGGTCTGGTGGCGTTTTCTGGCGGTTTCCCTGTTGGTGGCTTGCGCAGGTGCCTTCATGCATCTGCATGAGGACGTGGCCGTGCCTCTGGCCCGCCCCCTGGAGCAGTTCCCGGCCTCCCACGAGGGATGGCGCATGGTGGGGCAGTCCCAGCTCAGCTCGGGCGAAATCCAGGTGCTCAGGCCCACGGACTACCTCGCCCGGCGTTACCGCCACGAGGACGGGCACACCGTGGACCTGTTCATCGGCTACTTCTCCGGCTCGGAGGAGGCGGGGGGCATCCACTCCCCGCGCAATTGCATGCCCGGCAGCGGCTGGACGCAGTTGTCCTCAACCCCCACGTCACTGGACGTGGGCGGCGAACAGGTCAATCTGGTCAAGGCGGTCTACGGCATGGGCCAGACCAGGGACATGCTCCTGTACTGGTTCCAGATGCGCGATTTGACCCTCAACGACGAGTACTCGCTGAAGATCAGGGAGGTGCTCAACTCCGCGCTGCACCGCCGCCGCGACGAGAGCTTCGTGCGCATCTCCACCCCGGTCCGTGGAACGAAAGACGCGGCTTGGGAGGCCGGAACCCGTTTCGTGCGGGACTTCTATCCGGTCATCGACGGATTCCTGCCGGAGTAGCCATGCCTCGGAACCTGGCCTATCCCACCATTTCGGGCGCGGCCGTCATTCTGACCGTGGTCTTTTGCGTCTACCTGGTGGCCAGGACGGCGCGGGGACACGGAGGGGCGGCACACGCCGCCCTGGCCGCCGCCCTGGCCTGCACGGCCATGGTGGAGCTGTGCGACCTGCTGGCCCTGCTGGGGCCGGAGGGTGTCGGCCCCTGGCGCCAGGCGGCGGTGGTGGCCGAGGGGGCCATGTGTCCTGCCTGGCTGCTCTTCACCGTGCTTTTCGCCCGCCGCTACGAGGAGCGGTCCATGCCCTGGACCCAGCGGGGCATGGTCCTGGCGGGATGCCTGATGCCCCTGTTCGGGGCCTACCTGGCCGTCCGGGGCTACTACTACGCGCCCAACTTCGACTCCGAGCCCATCCTTTTCCTGCACGGCGGGGCCTTCTATTTCTACCTGGGGGTCGTGCTGTGCTCGGTGCTGGCCCTGTTCAACCTGGAGGGCACCCTGGCCGGGGCCACCCACCACCGCCGCTGGAAGATCAAGTTCGTCCTGCTTGGCGCGGTGGCCGTGCTGGGCACCCAGGTGCTGTACTACAGCCAGGGGCTGCTCAATCGCTCCCTGAACCTCGGCCTGGCCCCGGCCCGTTCCCTGGCCCTGCTCCTGGGCGTGGGGCTCATGTGGTACTCCCTGGCCCGCCGGGGCGGGGAGGTGAAGATCAGCTTTTCGCGGCGGCTGACCTATAAGTCGCTGGTGCTGGCGGCCGCGGGCATCTACCTGGTGGTGCTGGGGCTGGCGGGCGAGGGCGCGCGGCAGCTCGGCGAGTCTCTCAGCCCGGTGGTGCTCCTCTCCATTGGCATCGTGGCCGGGCTGGCCCTTCTGGTGGTCAGCCTCTCCGAAACGGTGCAGCGCAAGGTGAAGGTCTTTCTGCAGCGCCACTTCTACCAGGAAAAGTACGACTACCGGCAGCAGTGGATGCAGTTCACCAAGCGGCTGCACGCCGCCCGCACCGTCCACGAGTTGCATCAGACCGTTCTCGGTGCTTGGTGCGAGACCTTCGGGCTGGAGGGCGCGGCCATGTTCCTGCACCGGCAGGCTGACAACCGCTTCGCCTGCGTCTCGGCCCTGGAGATCCTGCAGCCCGAGGTCCGGTTCGCCCCGGACTCTCCGCTGGTGCGCGCGCTGCGGCGCACAGGCGGCACGGTGGACGTGCGCGGCGGACTGGCGGGCGAGGGCGGCGAGGCGGCCAGCTACCTGGAGGCCTCCGGGGCCACCTTCGCCGTGCCCCTGACCCGCGAGGGCGAGCTGGACGGCTTCGTGCTCATGGGGCCGACCATCAACAAGGCGGAGTCCTACGACCTGGAGGACTTCGAGCTGATGGACACCATGGCCGGGCACGTGGCCTCGGCACTTTTGAACATGCGGCTTTCCGACCAGCTGGCCAAGGCGCGGGAGATGGAGGTCATGGGCAAGGTCTCCACCTTCGTGGCCCACGACCTCAAGAACCTAGTCTACACGCTTTCCCTGGTGGTGGAGAACGCGGGCAAGTACATCGCCGACCCGGACTTCCAGAAGGACATGCTGGGCTCGTTGGACAGCACAGTGGGCAAGATGAAGGTCCTCATCTCCCGGCTGAAGGGGCTGCCCGAGCGCCACACCCTGAAGCGTGAGCCGGTTCGGCTTTTGACCGCCGCCCGAGAGGTGGCCGGGCTGGTGCCCGGCGAGCGGCTGCGGCTGAACGGCGACGACGTGTGCGCCGAGGTGGACCGCGAGGAGTTCTCCAAGGTCATCCTCAACCTCTGCCTCAACGCGGTGGAGGCCAGCACCGACGGCGGCGAGGTGCGGGTGGAAACCGGCAGCGACGGTGGGCCCTACCTGCGGGTGGAGGACTCCGGCCGGGGCATGGAGGAATCCTTTCTTTCCGAGGCCATTTTCCAGCCGTTCCAGACCACCAAGAAGGGAGGCATGGGCATCGGCCTGTACCAGTGCAAGCAGATCGTCGAGGCCCACGGCGGGTGCATCGAGGTCAGCAGCGCGCCGGGCGAGGGAACGGTATTCGTGGTGCGCCTGCCCGAGCACGCGCTCTGCCGGGGCGGCGACGAGGCTGAATCGCAAAGGTTTTCCCAAGGGAGCGCGTGATGGCTGACCTGGTTTCCGTTCTCATGGCCTGCTACAATGGCGAGAAGTATCTGGAGGAATCCATCCTGACCGTCCTGAACCAGACCTACCGTGATCTGGAGTTCTTCATCATGGACGACGGCTCGACCGACGGGTCGCGGGAGGTCATGGAGAAATACGCCGACAGGCTGACCGTTCTGGAGCACCCGGGAAGGGGCAACAGGGGCCAATACTACTCGCTGAACGAGGCCCTGCGCCACGCCCGGGGGAAATACGTGGCCTTCATCGACGCCGACGACCTCTGGGAGCCGGACAAGATCGAGAAGCAGGTGGCGCTGATGCGGCGGACGGGGCGGAAGTTCTGCTACACCGCGGTGAAGGGGTTCCACGGCGACGACATGGACAGGTGGTTCTCCTTCACGGACAAGGACGGTCCCCTGGCCACGGCGGAAGCCATCCTGCTGGACTGCGGCATCTGCCCGGCGGCCACCATGGTGGAGCGGAGCGCCCTGGAGGACGTGGGCGGGTTCGCCGAGGACGTGATGCCCGGGGACCACGACTTCTTCCTGCGGGTGCTGGAAAGGCACCCCGCCTGTTTCCTGCGGGAATACGCCACCTGGTACCGGTTCCATCCCGCACAGATCAGCGCCAAGCGGGTGCTCTGGGAGGACGGGTTCGCCGTTCTGCGCAGGGCGGCCGGGCGGTACCCCTACGGGCGGCGGCTGGTGCGCAAGCGCAAGGCCGTGCTGTACTACAGGCTGATGCGGCACGACCTGCGGGACAAAAAGCCCAGGTTTCTCTACTACGCCCTGCTTTCTTTTCTTTACGACACGAAACGGGCCGCCGGGCACGCGCTCGGCGCGCTCCGCAAACGGATGCGCGGGACGCCGCCCGGCGTCCGCCAGGGTGGTGCGGCATGAGCAGCCTACTGATCGTCGACGACAACAAGGACATCCTGACCCAGCTCAAGTGGGGGCTGGCCTCGGAGGGGTGGGACCTGCACTTCGCCCACGACGCGGACGAGGCCCTGCGGATGTATGACGAGGTGGCCCCCAAGGTGGTCACGCTGGACCTGGGCCTGCCTCCGGAGGAGGACAATTCCAGCGAGGGCTTCCGGTGCCTGGTGGAAATGCTCAAGTCCAACCACCCCGCCCGGGTCATCGTCATCACCGGCAACGACGAGCGCGAGAATGCGCTCAAGGCCGTGCAGACCGGGGCCTACGACTTCTTCCGCAAGCCCATCGACCTGGACGAGCTGCGGGTCATCATCCGCCGCGCCTTCCACCTCTGCGACATCGAAGCGGAACAGCCCGGGGAGGAGGCGGAGGAAAGCAACGGCGTGGCCGAGAGCCACGGCATCGTGGGCACCTGTCCGGCCATGCGCTCCATCCTGACCATGATCGACCGTGTTTCCTCGTCGGACGTGCCGATCCTCATCTCCGGCGAGTCCGGCACGGGCAAGGAGCTGGTGGCCAAGGCTGTGCACGAGAAGAGCCCCCGCAGGGGGGGGCCATTGGTCACGGTGAATTGCGGGGCCATCCCGGAGAACCTGCTGGAGTCGGAGTTCTTCGGCCACGAGAAGGGGGCCTTCACCGGAGCCAGCTCCCTGGTGCGGGGCAAGGTGGAGTACGCGGACAAGGGCACTCTCTTCCTGGACGAGATCGGCGAGCTGCCCATGAACCTGCAGGTCAAGATTCTGCGCTTCCTGCAGGAGATGGTCATCCAGCGGGTGGGCGGCCGCAAGGACATCGAGGTCAACGTGCGCATCATCGCGGCCACCAACGTCGATCTGCCCCAGGCCATCGAGGAGGGAGCCTTCCGCGAGGACCTCTACTACCGTCTCAGCGTGGTCAATCTGCACTTGCCGCCCCTGCGGGACAGGGGCGAGGACGTACGGCTCCTGGCGGAGCACTTCCTGCGGCGGCTCACCGGGGACATGCACCGGGAGATAACAGGCTTCACCCCGGAGGCGCTGGCCTACCTCACCTCCTATGACTGGCCCGGCAACATCCGCGAGCTGGAGAACAAGGTCCGCCGGGCCATCGTCCTGGCAGGCGGTTCCCGCATCACCCCGGAAGACCTGGGATTCGTGGGCCACGGCACGCGGGGCAACGGCGAGACCCCGCCCCTTTCCGGCACCCTGCGGGAGGCGAGGGCGGGGCTGGAGAAGAAGATGGTCAAGTCGGCCTTGACTCGCTGCCAGGGC is a genomic window of Desulfohalovibrio reitneri containing:
- a CDS encoding exosortase C-terminal domain/associated protein EpsI; translation: MVWWRFLAVSLLVACAGAFMHLHEDVAVPLARPLEQFPASHEGWRMVGQSQLSSGEIQVLRPTDYLARRYRHEDGHTVDLFIGYFSGSEEAGGIHSPRNCMPGSGWTQLSSTPTSLDVGGEQVNLVKAVYGMGQTRDMLLYWFQMRDLTLNDEYSLKIREVLNSALHRRRDESFVRISTPVRGTKDAAWEAGTRFVRDFYPVIDGFLPE
- the prsK gene encoding XrtA/PEP-CTERM system histidine kinase PrsK codes for the protein MPRNLAYPTISGAAVILTVVFCVYLVARTARGHGGAAHAALAAALACTAMVELCDLLALLGPEGVGPWRQAAVVAEGAMCPAWLLFTVLFARRYEERSMPWTQRGMVLAGCLMPLFGAYLAVRGYYYAPNFDSEPILFLHGGAFYFYLGVVLCSVLALFNLEGTLAGATHHRRWKIKFVLLGAVAVLGTQVLYYSQGLLNRSLNLGLAPARSLALLLGVGLMWYSLARRGGEVKISFSRRLTYKSLVLAAAGIYLVVLGLAGEGARQLGESLSPVVLLSIGIVAGLALLVVSLSETVQRKVKVFLQRHFYQEKYDYRQQWMQFTKRLHAARTVHELHQTVLGAWCETFGLEGAAMFLHRQADNRFACVSALEILQPEVRFAPDSPLVRALRRTGGTVDVRGGLAGEGGEAASYLEASGATFAVPLTREGELDGFVLMGPTINKAESYDLEDFELMDTMAGHVASALLNMRLSDQLAKAREMEVMGKVSTFVAHDLKNLVYTLSLVVENAGKYIADPDFQKDMLGSLDSTVGKMKVLISRLKGLPERHTLKREPVRLLTAAREVAGLVPGERLRLNGDDVCAEVDREEFSKVILNLCLNAVEASTDGGEVRVETGSDGGPYLRVEDSGRGMEESFLSEAIFQPFQTTKKGGMGIGLYQCKQIVEAHGGCIEVSSAPGEGTVFVVRLPEHALCRGGDEAESQRFSQGSA
- a CDS encoding glycosyltransferase family 2 protein, which codes for MADLVSVLMACYNGEKYLEESILTVLNQTYRDLEFFIMDDGSTDGSREVMEKYADRLTVLEHPGRGNRGQYYSLNEALRHARGKYVAFIDADDLWEPDKIEKQVALMRRTGRKFCYTAVKGFHGDDMDRWFSFTDKDGPLATAEAILLDCGICPAATMVERSALEDVGGFAEDVMPGDHDFFLRVLERHPACFLREYATWYRFHPAQISAKRVLWEDGFAVLRRAAGRYPYGRRLVRKRKAVLYYRLMRHDLRDKKPRFLYYALLSFLYDTKRAAGHALGALRKRMRGTPPGVRQGGAA
- the prsR gene encoding PEP-CTERM-box response regulator transcription factor, coding for MSSLLIVDDNKDILTQLKWGLASEGWDLHFAHDADEALRMYDEVAPKVVTLDLGLPPEEDNSSEGFRCLVEMLKSNHPARVIVITGNDERENALKAVQTGAYDFFRKPIDLDELRVIIRRAFHLCDIEAEQPGEEAEESNGVAESHGIVGTCPAMRSILTMIDRVSSSDVPILISGESGTGKELVAKAVHEKSPRRGGPLVTVNCGAIPENLLESEFFGHEKGAFTGASSLVRGKVEYADKGTLFLDEIGELPMNLQVKILRFLQEMVIQRVGGRKDIEVNVRIIAATNVDLPQAIEEGAFREDLYYRLSVVNLHLPPLRDRGEDVRLLAEHFLRRLTGDMHREITGFTPEALAYLTSYDWPGNIRELENKVRRAIVLAGGSRITPEDLGFVGHGTRGNGETPPLSGTLREARAGLEKKMVKSALTRCQGNILKASEELGISRPTMYDLLKKHGIENWGK